One stretch of Streptomyces agglomeratus DNA includes these proteins:
- a CDS encoding DUF1906 domain-containing protein, with protein sequence MYLKRLIGHGLALAAAIGVLALPQQTEAREATQGRPGAPAARTESSAPAAAPSSTPSSAPASAPSPAPASVPLSAPRTVTFRGRAFDTCKTPPLSTLRAWRSSPYRAVGVYFGGRGRACPDQPHLSKRWVAAADRMGWGVLPVFVGSQSPCVQAKNKRHVRIGRAPWRQGRKEGRQAVRAAKALGMLTGSPLYLDMEAYNEGNRRCARTTLDFVRGWNREVRKYAYLPGFYSSADSGVRHMEASRRAGVADLPSVMWFARWDGKPSLYGERVLSKRAWTPHRRIHQYAGNVTEKHGGRRLTIDRNSADAPVARIGS encoded by the coding sequence ATGTACCTAAAGAGGCTCATCGGACACGGACTCGCGCTGGCCGCGGCGATCGGCGTGCTCGCACTTCCCCAGCAGACGGAGGCCAGGGAGGCCACCCAGGGGCGGCCGGGGGCGCCCGCCGCGCGGACCGAGTCGTCAGCGCCCGCGGCAGCGCCGTCGTCCACCCCGTCGTCAGCTCCGGCCTCCGCCCCGTCGCCGGCCCCGGCCTCCGTGCCGTTGTCCGCGCCGCGCACCGTGACGTTCCGCGGCCGGGCGTTCGACACCTGCAAGACCCCGCCGCTGTCGACCCTGCGGGCTTGGCGCTCCTCACCGTACCGGGCCGTCGGTGTGTACTTCGGGGGCCGTGGCAGGGCCTGCCCCGATCAACCCCACCTCAGCAAGCGGTGGGTGGCGGCCGCGGACCGGATGGGCTGGGGGGTGCTGCCCGTCTTCGTCGGCTCGCAGTCCCCGTGCGTGCAGGCCAAGAACAAGCGGCACGTCAGGATCGGCCGCGCACCCTGGCGCCAGGGCAGGAAGGAGGGGCGGCAGGCAGTCCGCGCGGCGAAGGCGCTCGGCATGCTCACGGGAAGCCCGCTCTACCTCGACATGGAGGCGTACAACGAGGGGAACCGCCGCTGCGCCCGCACCACCCTCGACTTCGTCCGCGGCTGGAACCGTGAAGTACGCAAGTACGCCTACCTCCCCGGCTTCTACAGCAGCGCGGATTCCGGCGTACGGCACATGGAGGCGTCGCGCAGGGCGGGGGTCGCGGACCTGCCGTCGGTGATGTGGTTCGCCCGTTGGGACGGCAAGCCGTCGCTGTACGGGGAGCGCGTCCTGTCCAAGCGGGCCTGGACCCCGCACCGCCGCATTCACCAGTACGCGGGCAACGTCACCGAGAAGCACGGCGGCCGACGGCTGACCATCGACCGGAACTCGGCCGACGCCCCGGTCGCCCGTATCGGCAGCTGA
- a CDS encoding long-chain fatty acid--CoA ligase: protein MLSTMQDVPLTVTRILKHGMTIHGRSQVTTWTGEEEPQRRTFADVGERATRLANALRDELGVDGDQRVATLMWNNAEHVEAYLAIPSMGAVLHPLNLRLPPEQLVWIVNHAADRVVIANGSLLPLLAPLLPHLKTVEHVVVSGPGDRSLLDGCAPRVHEYEELIADRPTTYAWPELDERSAAAMCYTSGTTGDPKGVVYSHRSIYLHSMQVNMAESMGLNDKDTTLVVVPQFHVMAWGLPHATFMTGINMLMPDRFLQPAPLAEMIEREKPTHAAAVPTIWQGLLAEVTANPRDLSSMASVTIGGAACPPALMEAYDKLGVRLCHAWGMTETSPLGTMAHPPAGLTPEEEWPYRVTQGRFPAGVEARLIGPGGEVLPWDGESAGELEVRGPWIAGAYYGGAAGEDFRPDDKFSEDGWLKTGDIGVISTDGFLTLTDRAKDVIKSGGEWISSVELENALMAHPDVAEAAVVAVPDDRWSERPLATVVLKEGATADYEELRAFLAGKIAKWQLPERWAMIPAVPKTSVGKFDKKVIRKQYADGELDVTKF, encoded by the coding sequence GTGCTGAGCACCATGCAGGACGTACCACTGACCGTGACCCGCATCCTGAAGCACGGGATGACGATCCACGGTCGCTCACAGGTCACCACATGGACCGGTGAGGAGGAGCCGCAGCGCCGCACCTTCGCCGATGTCGGCGAGCGCGCGACACGGCTCGCGAACGCCCTGCGCGACGAGCTCGGAGTCGACGGCGACCAGCGCGTCGCGACCCTGATGTGGAACAACGCGGAGCATGTGGAGGCGTATCTCGCGATCCCCTCCATGGGCGCCGTGCTCCACCCGCTCAACCTGCGCCTGCCCCCCGAGCAGCTGGTGTGGATCGTCAACCACGCCGCCGACCGGGTCGTCATCGCCAACGGCTCGCTGCTGCCGCTGCTCGCGCCACTCCTCCCGCACCTGAAGACCGTCGAGCACGTGGTCGTCTCGGGCCCGGGCGACCGCTCGCTGCTCGACGGCTGCGCGCCGCGCGTGCACGAGTACGAGGAACTGATCGCGGACCGCCCCACCACGTACGCCTGGCCCGAGCTGGACGAACGCTCCGCCGCGGCCATGTGCTACACCTCCGGCACCACCGGCGACCCCAAGGGCGTCGTCTACTCCCACCGCTCCATCTACCTGCACTCCATGCAGGTCAACATGGCCGAGTCGATGGGGCTGAACGACAAGGACACCACCCTCGTGGTCGTCCCCCAGTTCCATGTGATGGCCTGGGGTCTGCCGCACGCCACCTTCATGACCGGCATCAACATGCTCATGCCGGACCGCTTCCTTCAGCCCGCGCCGCTCGCCGAAATGATCGAGCGCGAGAAGCCGACGCACGCCGCCGCCGTTCCCACCATCTGGCAGGGCCTGCTCGCCGAGGTCACCGCCAACCCGCGCGACCTCTCCTCCATGGCGAGCGTCACCATCGGCGGCGCCGCCTGCCCGCCGGCCCTGATGGAGGCGTACGACAAGCTCGGTGTGCGCCTGTGTCACGCCTGGGGCATGACGGAGACCTCCCCGCTCGGCACCATGGCCCACCCGCCCGCCGGGCTCACCCCCGAGGAGGAGTGGCCGTACCGCGTCACGCAGGGCCGCTTCCCGGCCGGTGTCGAGGCGCGGCTGATCGGGCCGGGCGGTGAAGTCCTGCCCTGGGACGGCGAGTCGGCCGGTGAGCTGGAGGTACGCGGCCCCTGGATCGCCGGGGCGTACTACGGCGGCGCTGCCGGTGAGGACTTCAGGCCCGACGACAAGTTCAGCGAGGACGGCTGGCTCAAGACCGGCGACATCGGCGTCATCAGCACCGACGGCTTCCTCACCCTCACCGACCGGGCGAAGGACGTCATCAAGTCCGGCGGGGAGTGGATTTCGAGCGTCGAGCTGGAGAACGCGCTGATGGCCCACCCGGACGTCGCGGAGGCGGCCGTCGTCGCCGTTCCGGACGACAGGTGGAGCGAGCGCCCGCTGGCCACGGTGGTGCTGAAGGAGGGCGCGACTGCGGACTACGAGGAGCTGCGGGCGTTCCTCGCCGGCAAGATCGCGAAGTGGCAGCTCCCGGAGCGGTGGGCGATGATCCCGGCCGTGCCGAAGACGAGCGTGGGCAAGTTCGACAAAAAGGTGATCCGCAAGCAGTACGCGGACGGCGAGCTGGACGTCACGAAGTTCTGA
- a CDS encoding SigE family RNA polymerase sigma factor, translating into MTTPVCTSASKAATRAATPTPCPSFSTYVRTRGPVLLRTARSLTANPCDAEDLLQTALTKTYVAWDRIEDHRALDGYVRRALLNTRTSQWRKRKVDEYATDELPEPGPASAAGSAAAGAVDPAEQQALRDAMWRAIMKLPDRQRAMVVLRYYEDLSEVQTAEVLGVSVGTVKSAVSRALGKLREDPELAPVR; encoded by the coding sequence ATGACCACGCCTGTCTGCACCAGCGCATCCAAGGCGGCGACCAGGGCGGCGACGCCGACGCCCTGTCCGTCGTTCTCCACGTACGTACGCACCCGGGGGCCCGTACTGCTGCGCACCGCACGCTCGCTCACCGCGAATCCGTGCGACGCGGAGGACCTGTTGCAGACGGCGCTCACCAAGACGTACGTCGCCTGGGACCGGATCGAGGACCACCGGGCGCTCGACGGCTACGTACGCCGGGCCCTGCTCAACACCCGCACTTCCCAGTGGCGCAAGCGGAAGGTCGACGAGTACGCCACCGACGAGCTGCCCGAGCCCGGCCCCGCCTCCGCCGCCGGTTCCGCCGCCGCGGGCGCCGTCGACCCCGCCGAGCAGCAGGCGCTGCGCGACGCGATGTGGCGCGCGATCATGAAGCTGCCCGACCGCCAGCGGGCCATGGTCGTCCTGCGCTACTACGAGGACCTCAGCGAGGTCCAGACGGCCGAGGTCCTGGGCGTCTCCGTCGGTACGGTCAAGAGCGCCGTCTCGCGCGCCCTCGGCAAGCTCCGGGAGGACCCGGAGCTGGCCCCGGTGCGCTGA
- a CDS encoding lipid-transfer protein, giving the protein MSLRRADQLGGKAAIVGIGATEFSKDSGRSELKLAVEAVQAAVEDAGLTPADVDGMVTFTMDTSPEITVAQAAGIGELSFFSRVHYGGGAACATVQQAALAVASGVAEVVVCYRAFNERSGRRFGSGVQHREPSAEGAALGWNLPSGLLTPASWVAMAAQRYLHTYGLTPEVFGHVAVTDRRHAARNPAAYFYEKPITLADHATSRWIVEPLRLLDCCQETDGGQALVVTSAERAADLPHPPALIVAAAQGAGRSQEQMTSFYRDGLTGLPEMNVVARQLWQTSGIGPDDIDVGILYDHFTPFVLMQLEEFGFCGPGEGAAFVAGDALPLNTHGGQLGEAYLHGMNGIAEAVRQLRGTSVNQIPGAARSLVTAGTGVPTSGLILGADG; this is encoded by the coding sequence GTGAGCTTACGCAGGGCCGATCAGCTCGGTGGGAAGGCCGCGATCGTCGGCATCGGTGCGACCGAATTCTCCAAGGACTCCGGGCGCAGCGAGCTCAAGCTGGCCGTCGAGGCCGTACAGGCCGCCGTCGAGGATGCCGGTCTCACCCCGGCCGACGTGGACGGCATGGTCACCTTCACGATGGACACCAGCCCCGAGATCACCGTCGCCCAGGCGGCCGGCATCGGCGAGCTGTCCTTCTTCTCCCGCGTCCATTACGGGGGCGGCGCGGCCTGCGCCACCGTGCAGCAGGCCGCCCTCGCCGTGGCGAGCGGGGTGGCCGAAGTCGTCGTCTGCTACCGGGCGTTCAATGAACGGTCGGGTCGCCGCTTCGGTTCGGGGGTGCAGCACCGCGAGCCGTCGGCCGAGGGCGCGGCGCTCGGCTGGAACCTGCCGTCCGGCCTGCTCACCCCCGCCTCCTGGGTCGCCATGGCTGCCCAGCGCTATCTGCATACGTACGGCCTGACGCCCGAAGTCTTCGGCCACGTCGCCGTCACCGACCGCCGTCACGCCGCCCGCAACCCCGCCGCGTACTTCTACGAGAAGCCCATCACCCTCGCCGACCACGCCACCTCACGCTGGATCGTCGAGCCGCTGCGGCTCCTCGACTGCTGTCAGGAGACCGACGGCGGGCAGGCGCTCGTCGTCACCTCCGCCGAGCGGGCCGCAGACCTGCCGCACCCACCGGCGTTGATCGTCGCCGCGGCGCAGGGGGCCGGGCGGAGCCAGGAGCAGATGACCAGCTTCTACCGCGACGGCCTCACCGGACTGCCAGAGATGAACGTGGTGGCACGGCAGCTCTGGCAGACCTCGGGGATCGGCCCGGACGACATCGATGTGGGAATCCTCTACGACCACTTCACCCCGTTCGTGCTGATGCAGCTGGAGGAGTTCGGGTTCTGCGGGCCCGGCGAGGGCGCCGCGTTCGTGGCCGGGGACGCGCTGCCGCTGAACACGCACGGCGGCCAGCTCGGCGAGGCGTACCTGCACGGAATGAACGGCATCGCGGAGGCGGTCAGACAGCTGCGCGGCACCTCGGTGAACCAGATACCCGGCGCGGCCCGGTCCCTGGTGACGGCGGGGACCGGCGTTCCCACGTCCGGGTTGATCCTCGGCGCGGATGGCTGA